The Prunus dulcis chromosome 5, ALMONDv2, whole genome shotgun sequence genomic sequence TTGTGCCATAGGATTTAAAGTTTGGAAAACCGAAAGAGGATATATGTTGTCTATAAAGTTTTCTCGATctaaaattgaagaatttgCTGCCTAAAGATTCAGGGTAGTGCTTGATTTAATTGCCAGAGTTTATTTATTCGGATGGATCATAAGTTCATAGGTGATGAGATAATAAAAGTTCCCCAAGTAATCATAGTGACACAAAGAAGGGTGCATGTATAACTGGTCTTGTACTGTATTACTGACTTCATTTGTATCAGTACAGCACAGAGGTGTGATCCCATGGAAATTCGTCTTTTATTTGCTTAtacagaaaaaacaaacaaacaaacaacttGCGAAGATGTATTTTATATCAATTAATGTCTGCATTTTGGTGCATTGCTACTATGGAGATAAAGGAATTgagattaaattaaaacttagAGAATGCGAAGGAGGGGGTTGCAAAGTTATGAAACCAGGTAAGAAATGCATACTATGATTAATTTAGCATGCTTTGGTGCTTGTTTTTTTACCATGCAAGGTTAAGCAAGTATTGGAAAGGCAAGTGGATGTTCTAGCATCTCTTAGATTGTCAAGCAAGAAGCCATTTCACACTAATTGTTGTCTTGTTTTATTAcatcaaattctttcttttttaacaatTAATTCACTTTCtgtgaattttattttcatttcaatggAAAAACGAataattattgaatttttttaaatgtcgAAGATAATGGTTCGAGGAAGAGATGCCTGTTGGGAGCACTGTATCCTTGTTGATGCAACAAAACAGAAGGTTAGGTGTAATTATTGTCAGCGGGAGTTCAGTGGAGGGGTATATAGGATGAAGTTTCACTTagctcaaataaaaaacaaagatatagtCCCCTGCACAGAAGTCCCGACCGATGTGCGAGATCACATTTTAAGTATATTAAGCACTcccaagaaacagaaaactcccAAGAAACCAAAGGTGGATAAGGCACTTGCAGCCAATGGTCAACAGAATAGCTCCTCTGCTAGTGGTGGCTTCCAACCTAACCATGGCTCTAGTGGACAGAATGGAAGCACCTGTCCATCTTTGTTATTTGCATGCCCTTCACCAATTGCACACCTACCAGTGGATGATgttcaaaagcaaaagcaagaTGTGGCTGATAAAAAAATTGCTGTGTTCTTCTTCCACAACTCTATCCCTTTTAGTGCTGCTAAATCCATATATTATCAGGAAATGGTGGATGCTGTGGCAGAGTGTGGGGTGGACTACAAAGCCCCGAGCTATGAAAGCCTGAGATCTACTCTGTTGGAAAAAGTGAAAGGTGATATACATGATTGTTACAAGAAATATAGAGATGAATGGAAAGAAACAGGCTGCACTATCTTATGTGATAGCTGGTCTGATGATAGGAACAAATCACTTGTAATATTCTCGGTTACATACCCTAAAGGGACCCTGTTTCTGAAGTCAGTCGATGTATCAGGTCATGAAGATGATGCTACTTACTTGTTTGAGCTGATTGAGTCTGTTGTCTTAGAGGTTGGTGTTGAACATGTTGTCCAAGTTATAACGAATACTTCTGCCAGTCATGTTTATGCGGGAAGGCTTCTTATGGCCAAGTACAATTCATTGTTTTGGTCTCCTTGTGCTTCTTATTGTATTAATAAGATGCTGGAGGATATTAGTAAACAGGAGTGGGTGAGCACAGTTTTGGAAGAGGCAAAGACCATTACAAGGTTCATATATAGCCACACGTGGACTTTGAGTATGATGAGAAAGTTCAATGGTGGAAGGGATTTGCTAAGGCCAAAAATTACTAGATTTGTGACTAATTTCCTCACCTTGAGGTCCATTGTGTTTCAGGAGGACAATTTAAAGCACATGTTTTCTCATACAGAATGGTCATCTTCAGTATACAGTCGTCGCCCTGAGGCTCAAGCAATTAAGTCCTTGTTGTATTTAGAGAGATTTTGGAAGTATGCACAAGAAGCTGTGAGTATTTCTGAACCACTACTTAAAATCCTTAGAGTTGTTGATGGGGACATGCCAGCTATGGGGTACATGTATGAAGGAATAGAGAGGGCAAAGGTTGCAATAAAGACTCATTATAAAGGTATCGAAGAGAAATATATGCTGCTCTGGGATATAATTGATCGGAGATGGAATATGCAGCTTCACTCGTCCTTACATGCAGCGGCAGCCTCCCTTAATCCTTCTATATTCTACAGTCCAAACTTTAAGATCGATTTGAGGGTGAGAAATGGATTTCAAGAAACTATGTTAAAGATGGCTAGCACACAAGAAGATAAGATGGATATAACTAAAGAGCATCCTATGTATGTCAATGCACAAGGTGCACTTGGGACTGATTTTGCAATCATGGGAAGGACACTGAATGCCCCAGGTATGTAAAGGTTCAGCTGttagaaaatttgaaacataATACTAGTGCAACAAAAACTTTTTGAAAAAGATGTGCCAGTTATATGATAGGATCTTCTGTTTTCCTCTCAATCACTGGACCTGATTATGGTTGCATTGTAGCAATTTGTGTGGCATATCCTGCAATTTGGTTACTTCATTGTTTGAAAGCTTTGCTATTGGTCACTGGTCAGAAGAGAATTTGAGTGTTAACAAGAAATAGAATTTTAGACTGAAAGGAATATGTCAAACATGTCCGACAGACCGGTTTTAAGTGTTAAACATCTCCATTCCCTCTCAAACTGGCTCTTTGTGCACTGGGGCACTAATTGTTGGTGTTCCCCATCATCTAGCTTAGGACTATAGCTCTTGTTTATTATGTGTGCATTTTCTTTAAGACATGGAGTTTTTATGTAACATGCCATCGTGCATCTACAGGTGACTGGTGGGCAGGTTATGGTTATGAAATTCCGACACTCCAGCGGTTTGCGATACGGATTCTAAGCCAACCTTGTAGTTCCCATTGGTGCTGTTGGAACTGGACCACCTTTGAGAGCATACATAGCAAGAAACGCAACCGAGCAGAGCTGGAAAAATTCAATGACCTGGTTTTTGTGCATTGCAATCTTTGGTTGCAATCCATTTATCAGAAGAGGGATGGAAAATGCAAACCTATAGTGTTTGATGAAATAGATGTTGGCTCTGATGAATGGCCTACTGAGTTGGATTCTCCTGCTCCACTCTTGGATGATTCATGGTTGGACAACTTACCCCTTGGGTGAcacatgtatatgtgtgtgtatgtatgtgtctaattatgtaattttGTATGATAATATTATAATCAGTGGTTGATATTGACACCCTAATAACACTTACAATTTGATCTACTCCTAAAGATGATATGAAATGAGACAAAGCTAACTGCCAAACTTGGCACAATTAGAAAAGATTCTACTTCCGCAGAAAGCATATATGACTTTCTTGTTTCAACTTATTAATCTATAtatctgttttatttttttttctgaatattAATCTAGATATCAAATTGGTGGCGGACGTTTCAAGTTCGAATTCcgttcattaaaaaaataaggaaaaaaccATTTAAATTATCTTCCATTCTATACCCACAACCACAATCACAGAGTCCCATTTCTGATCACAACACACACATCATGACATCCCCTTCCTATTACAGCACCTTGCTCTCATGGCAGTTTCAATCCAATAACACAAATATTAACGAAACATGGCTGCTCTTTGCTGTCTCCGCCGTCGCCGTCGTCTTTTGGTATGCATGGCTCTACAAAAAGTCCAAGAACACGACCCTGCCGCTGCCGCCGGGCCCGATGGGCCTGCCTCTGGTTGGGAACCTACTATCTCTCGACCCGGAACTCCACACCTACTTCGCGGGCCTGGCCCAAGCTCACGGCCCAATCTTCAAGCTCCGCCTCGGCAACACCCTCGGAGTCGTCGTCACCTCCGCCTCCTCAGCCCGCGAGATCCTCAAAGACCATGACATCACATTCGCCAACCGCGACGTCCCCGCCGCCGGACGGGCCGCCACGTACGGCGGAAACGATATCGTGTGGACCCCGTACGGGCCCGAGTGGCGGATGCTGAGAAAAGTCTGCGTGCTCAAGATGCTCAGCAACACGACTCTGGACTCGGTGTACGAACTACGGCGAAAGCAGCTCCGGGAAACTGTCGGGTACTTTTACAGTCGGGTGGGGTCGCCGGTCAATGTCGGCGAGCAGATGTTCTTGAACGTGCTCAATGTTATCACAAACATGCTGTGGGGTGGGACGGTGGAGGGAGACGAGAGGGCGGGGCTCGGGGCGGAGTTCCGGGAGGTGGTGTCGGAGATGACGGAGCTTCTGGGGAAGCCCAATGTTTCAGACTTTTATCCTGGTTTGGCCCGGTTCGATTTGCAGGGCGTGGAGAAGCAGATGAGCAGATTGGCCCGGAGGTTTGATGGGATTTTTGAGAAGATAATAGATAAACAGATGAGGAATGACAAGGAAGGCCCGAAGGAGAGTAAGGATTTTTTGAcgtttttgttgaagttgaaaGACGAGGGAGGAGATTCCAAGACTCCTTTCACCATCACCCATCTCAAAGCTTTGCTCATGGTACGACTTCGTTTAACTTTTGCTATACGTGCCAAATTtgactctctttttttattttttttatttttaagttttcataTATCGGTCatctttgaaagaaaaattagaccAATCTTAAGACATCTAATATTGTTGAAATAAATAGACAAACACGATTGACTAGGCATCCTCACCGTCCACTCATCAGTTACCCAGGCTTGGATGGCCACACGTGGCAACATGACAGTGCCCTTCACTGAAAGCGACAGAGCCTGCATCGATGCAACCTCTTGCATGTCGCGGACGTCGGGAGCATTTAACACGCTATATGCTCAGCCAACTAATCACTACCACGTCATACCTACTCAACTATCGTAAAATTTAAAACCTGGGCCCACAAATATTTTCCAAATGAGCCCTCCTAAGCTGGGACTTGGGGCTACTCTACCGACCCCTTCAGTATGGTCAGCTTTATTTAAAAAGGCTCGACtcttctaaaaaataaaattcaaacaacTCTCCATCCAAGATTGGCTCATTGAGTTTGAGAGTTGGGAGGCTACTGGTAATAGGTTGCTTTCCCAAGGTGGCCCTGGCCGGGCCCCCAATATTTTGTACACCTCCACCAATCAATGTATGTTTTAAGTTAGGCCATATCGAGTGGGCCATAGGCTAAAAAAACTTAGGCCAATTTTGAGGGCCATATCTTTAGTTATCTTTAGTCATGGACTTCAAAGCGATTGAATTGGTCACAAGTAGAAGTTTCATAAAAGTCTCTGGAGATAGCGTTTGGGTATTAACAATACATAATAGTAGAATGTATGAATATTGtactataattttttaaaataataataatatagaaGGTCCTTAAATATAGTCCTGTATGGCAAGAAATGGAAAAATTAGCcccatattatttttttttaaaattaatattttgaagGGCTATATTATAGTATGGAGCTACATTTAGCCCTCATGCTTGGAGATGCCCTTAATGATCGCCCCAGTGAATTCATTCTAGGTAATAATAATGTGAAGGATTTAGAAAGTAATTTACTTGAGACTCCCCTTGGTAATCTGTGGGGCTTAGTCGTTTAGGCAACTTCAAAAAGGGGTGCAATcgtaattaaattttcattcaaactTGATTGGTGGGAAGATTTTGGAGGTGAATGGAAGAAGTCCCtagttaaaaattaaaaccttAAAACTTGTTGTAAACAAATATTAATGCTTAAGCTTGCAATTGATGAAATAATGCAGCTAAACAGTGTAAACCTGGAtgttttgttgttcttgtttcaAGTTAACCAACAACCAAGTCCATTAACATGTTCTGTAATCTGGCTGTGGGCAGGATATGGTGGTGGGTGGCAGTGACACTTCCTCCAACACAGTTGAGTTTGCATTGGCTGAGATTATGAACAAACCAGAGGTGATGAAGAAAGCCCAGCAAGAACTAGAAGCTGTAGTTGGCAAGCACAACATTGTAGAAGAGTCTCACATTCACAAATTACCCTACTTACAAGCTGTGATGAAAGAAACTCTGCGCTTGCACCCAGCCCTGCCACTACTAGTCCCTCATTGCCCAAGTGAAACCTGCACTGTGGGAGGCTACACCATCCCGAAAGGATCCCGGATTTTCTTCAACGTGTGGGCAATACACAGGGACCCTTCCATTTGGGAAAATCCATTGGAGTTTGATCCAGAAAGGTTCTTGAACAGCAAATGGGACTATAGTGGAAATGACTTCAACTATTTCCCATTTGGATCTGGCAGAAGAATATGTGCAGGGATTGCAATGGCTGAGAGGATGGTGATGCATTCACTTGCTACACTTGTGCACTCTTTTGACTGGAAAGTGCCACAAGGACAGAAGCTGGATCTTTCAGAGAAGTTTGGAATTGTGCTGAAAAAGAAGATGCCTTTGGTCGCTATCCCAACTCCTAGGTTATCTGATCCAGCACTGTATCAGTAGCCAACTTCTTTTTCCCCACAAAGATTTCTTGGGATAATTGTTGTTTGTATGTGTCTTTCAGAACCTGGTAAAATCAGGATGAATTTATGTTGCATGATCTGGGAGTTGAGGCCCCATTACAAAGATTGTGAAAAATAATGccaataaacaaataattatatatatggagcAATGGGCCAAGTGCAGTTGTGCCAAAATTGACACAATTAGAATGATTATAGAACTCTTTTATTTGATCTCTTTATCTA encodes the following:
- the LOC117627295 gene encoding uncharacterized protein LOC117627295 isoform X1, coding for MSKIMVRGRDACWEHCILVDATKQKVRCNYCQREFSGGVYRMKFHLAQIKNKDIVPCTEVPTDVRDHILSILSTPKKQKTPKKPKVDKALAANGQQNSSSASGGFQPNHGSSGQNGSTCPSLLFACPSPIAHLPVDDVQKQKQDVADKKIAVFFFHNSIPFSAAKSIYYQEMVDAVAECGVDYKAPSYESLRSTLLEKVKGDIHDCYKKYRDEWKETGCTILCDSWSDDRNKSLVIFSVTYPKGTLFLKSVDVSGHEDDATYLFELIESVVLEVGVEHVVQVITNTSASHVYAGRLLMAKYNSLFWSPCASYCINKMLEDISKQEWVSTVLEEAKTITRFIYSHTWTLSMMRKFNGGRDLLRPKITRFVTNFLTLRSIVFQEDNLKHMFSHTEWSSSVYSRRPEAQAIKSLLYLERFWKYAQEAVSISEPLLKILRVVDGDMPAMGYMYEGIERAKVAIKTHYKGIEEKYMLLWDIIDRRWNMQLHSSLHAAAASLNPSIFYSPNFKIDLRVRNGFQETMLKMASTQEDKMDITKEHPMYVNAQGALGTDFAIMGRTLNAPGDWWAGYGYEIPTLQRFAIRILSQPCSSHWCCWNWTTFESIHSKKRNRAELEKFNDLVFVHCNLWLQSIYQKRDGKCKPIVFDEIDVGSDEWPTELDSPAPLLDDSWLDNLPLG
- the LOC117627295 gene encoding uncharacterized protein LOC117627295 isoform X2, which translates into the protein MVRGRDACWEHCILVDATKQKVRCNYCQREFSGGVYRMKFHLAQIKNKDIVPCTEVPTDVRDHILSILSTPKKQKTPKKPKVDKALAANGQQNSSSASGGFQPNHGSSGQNGSTCPSLLFACPSPIAHLPVDDVQKQKQDVADKKIAVFFFHNSIPFSAAKSIYYQEMVDAVAECGVDYKAPSYESLRSTLLEKVKGDIHDCYKKYRDEWKETGCTILCDSWSDDRNKSLVIFSVTYPKGTLFLKSVDVSGHEDDATYLFELIESVVLEVGVEHVVQVITNTSASHVYAGRLLMAKYNSLFWSPCASYCINKMLEDISKQEWVSTVLEEAKTITRFIYSHTWTLSMMRKFNGGRDLLRPKITRFVTNFLTLRSIVFQEDNLKHMFSHTEWSSSVYSRRPEAQAIKSLLYLERFWKYAQEAVSISEPLLKILRVVDGDMPAMGYMYEGIERAKVAIKTHYKGIEEKYMLLWDIIDRRWNMQLHSSLHAAAASLNPSIFYSPNFKIDLRVRNGFQETMLKMASTQEDKMDITKEHPMYVNAQGALGTDFAIMGRTLNAPGDWWAGYGYEIPTLQRFAIRILSQPCSSHWCCWNWTTFESIHSKKRNRAELEKFNDLVFVHCNLWLQSIYQKRDGKCKPIVFDEIDVGSDEWPTELDSPAPLLDDSWLDNLPLG
- the LOC117627296 gene encoding flavonoid 3'-monooxygenase CYP75B137-like; amino-acid sequence: MTSPSYYSTLLSWQFQSNNTNINETWLLFAVSAVAVVFWYAWLYKKSKNTTLPLPPGPMGLPLVGNLLSLDPELHTYFAGLAQAHGPIFKLRLGNTLGVVVTSASSAREILKDHDITFANRDVPAAGRAATYGGNDIVWTPYGPEWRMLRKVCVLKMLSNTTLDSVYELRRKQLRETVGYFYSRVGSPVNVGEQMFLNVLNVITNMLWGGTVEGDERAGLGAEFREVVSEMTELLGKPNVSDFYPGLARFDLQGVEKQMSRLARRFDGIFEKIIDKQMRNDKEGPKESKDFLTFLLKLKDEGGDSKTPFTITHLKALLMDMVVGGSDTSSNTVEFALAEIMNKPEVMKKAQQELEAVVGKHNIVEESHIHKLPYLQAVMKETLRLHPALPLLVPHCPSETCTVGGYTIPKGSRIFFNVWAIHRDPSIWENPLEFDPERFLNSKWDYSGNDFNYFPFGSGRRICAGIAMAERMVMHSLATLVHSFDWKVPQGQKLDLSEKFGIVLKKKMPLVAIPTPRLSDPALYQ